A stretch of Roseibium porphyridii DNA encodes these proteins:
- a CDS encoding LysR family transcriptional regulator — protein sequence MDWRSLPPLNALKAFTAVAERKSLSAAGRDLNVTHAAISQQVRSLETFMGQQLVVREGRGIALTPEGELLFNGLKRGFEAIQETVDELLEDDAARPLHITTTPSFAVSWLMPRINDFRLKHPEIELMLNPTPEVVELTPGGADLAIRYGDGDWPGIEAELFMETHFAVVGASCLVKDRKIEKPEDILDFPWLQEYGSNELKLWLEKQGKVPCGRLNVTHMPGYMVLEGLRRGDGISAVATAFVEPDLETGNLVILIEGSIYEGTGYYMATRPGVKRPPLKAFMSWLRTMRAEQEHQSKSIC from the coding sequence ATGGACTGGCGCTCGCTTCCACCCCTCAATGCGTTGAAAGCCTTCACTGCGGTCGCGGAACGAAAAAGTCTCTCAGCTGCGGGTCGTGATCTGAATGTCACGCATGCGGCGATCAGTCAGCAAGTTCGCAGTCTTGAAACCTTCATGGGTCAGCAATTGGTTGTCCGGGAGGGCCGGGGCATTGCTTTGACACCAGAAGGAGAATTGCTTTTCAACGGTCTCAAACGCGGGTTTGAGGCAATTCAGGAAACGGTGGATGAGCTCCTTGAAGACGATGCCGCAAGGCCGCTGCACATAACGACAACACCTTCCTTTGCAGTCAGCTGGCTAATGCCGAGGATCAATGATTTTCGGTTGAAGCATCCTGAAATTGAATTGATGCTCAATCCAACGCCGGAAGTCGTCGAACTGACACCAGGCGGTGCAGATCTGGCGATACGGTATGGCGATGGAGACTGGCCGGGGATTGAAGCTGAGCTCTTTATGGAAACGCATTTCGCGGTCGTCGGAGCAAGTTGTCTGGTGAAGGATCGGAAGATCGAAAAACCCGAAGACATTTTGGATTTTCCCTGGCTTCAGGAATACGGCAGCAACGAACTGAAACTGTGGTTGGAAAAACAGGGCAAGGTGCCTTGTGGCAGGCTGAATGTCACCCACATGCCCGGCTATATGGTCCTGGAAGGTCTGCGGAGGGGAGACGGTATTTCCGCTGTTGCGACCGCATTTGTAGAGCCCGACCTTGAGACTGGAAATCTGGTCATATTGATTGAGGGCAGCATCTATGAGGGGACAGGATACTACATGGCAACGAGGCCAGGCGTAAAACGCCCCCCCTTGAAGGCGTTCATGAGTTGGCTCAGAACCATGCGGGCCGAGCAGGAACACCAGTCCAAAAGCATTTGCTAG
- a CDS encoding trans-sulfuration enzyme family protein has translation MSATLPKAEGLHPDSLLAHAGGGFDQATGAVVPPIQMATTFVRDEDYEPVSPGHVYSRDDNLLYQKTEGLIAALEGGSESRLFASGMAAVAAVARIVKPGGTLLVQSNIYWGTTLFLRKLCARNKVALIEADAADLQAFTEELSITKPDLVWLEVPSNPFLKVADIKSIAQQCSQAGAVLAVDATAATPLILKPLDLGADLVMHSATKALNGHSDLLGGVVTTKDAASESWTLISEERKLAGAVLGSFETWLLLRGLRTLSLRVERMNKNAMAVADFLATHPRIEAVLYPGLKSHPQHDLAKSQMQSGFGSLLSLQVKGGREAALSVAGALDLFQRATSLGGTESLVEHRFTIEGQGSGIPENLLRLSVGIEHANDLISDLDQALAAL, from the coding sequence ATGTCCGCGACCTTGCCCAAAGCTGAAGGCCTGCACCCTGATAGCCTGTTGGCTCATGCCGGGGGTGGCTTCGATCAAGCGACCGGTGCCGTTGTCCCGCCGATCCAGATGGCAACCACATTTGTCAGGGACGAAGACTATGAACCTGTCAGCCCCGGTCACGTCTACAGCCGCGACGACAATTTGCTCTATCAGAAAACAGAAGGTTTGATCGCGGCGCTGGAAGGAGGTTCCGAAAGCCGTTTGTTCGCTTCAGGCATGGCGGCAGTGGCTGCGGTGGCACGTATCGTCAAACCGGGCGGCACGCTGCTTGTACAATCCAACATTTACTGGGGAACCACACTGTTCCTGCGCAAACTATGCGCCCGCAATAAGGTGGCATTGATTGAAGCGGACGCTGCGGACCTGCAGGCTTTCACCGAGGAACTCTCCATTACCAAACCGGACCTTGTCTGGCTTGAGGTTCCGAGCAATCCGTTTTTGAAGGTCGCGGACATCAAAAGCATAGCGCAACAGTGTAGTCAGGCGGGTGCCGTTCTGGCGGTTGATGCGACCGCTGCTACTCCCTTGATCCTGAAACCACTGGACCTGGGTGCAGACCTTGTGATGCATTCAGCGACGAAGGCACTGAATGGCCATTCTGACCTGCTGGGCGGTGTCGTGACCACAAAGGATGCTGCCTCAGAAAGCTGGACACTGATCAGCGAAGAACGAAAGCTTGCCGGTGCTGTTCTCGGTTCTTTCGAGACATGGCTGCTTCTGCGCGGTCTCAGGACGCTGTCCCTGCGGGTAGAGCGCATGAACAAGAACGCCATGGCAGTTGCAGACTTTCTGGCAACCCATCCACGGATCGAAGCGGTCCTCTATCCCGGCCTCAAGAGCCATCCTCAGCACGATCTCGCGAAATCGCAAATGCAATCGGGTTTTGGGTCGCTTTTATCCTTGCAGGTCAAGGGTGGCAGGGAAGCTGCTCTGAGTGTTGCAGGAGCACTCGACCTCTTCCAGCGTGCAACTTCGCTTGGTGGTACGGAAAGCCTCGTTGAACATCGATTTACGATTGAGGGCCAAGGTTCCGGCATTCCGGAAAACCTGCTGCGGCTGTCCGTTGGAATTGAACACGCAAATGATCTGATTTCCGACCTCGATCAGGCTCTGGCAGCACTCTAG
- a CDS encoding aromatic ring-hydroxylating oxygenase subunit alpha, translating to MYSDADILSLLMSRRQGYSLPQAFYTDEDVFQADMKNIWHKEWVFAVPSAELPKSGNYVTLQIGDYSVVVVRGSDGAIRAFHNSCRHRGSRICSAARGSAPKLVCPYHQWTYELDGSLLWARDMGPEFNPKHHGLKTVHCIDVSGMIFICLADTAPDTADLEKQASRYLGPHDLTNLKVAHQSSIIEKGNWKLVLENNRECYHCSGSHPSLCRTFPDDPNLFGGDDSNTTNEARQHISRCENAGLPSRYVISENEQWRFVRIPILGDAVSYTMDGKPAVSRRTGTIPFDHAGSCLFFHYPNTWNHFLSDHVLMFRVLPIGPMEAEVTTFWLVHKDANEGVDYDLNRLTEVWINTNNEDRQIIEENQRGIRSPAYEPGPYSPVQESGVIQFVEWYARALETGLLGRFRVAAE from the coding sequence ATGTACAGCGATGCGGACATACTGTCTTTATTGATGAGCCGCAGGCAGGGGTATTCCCTGCCGCAGGCGTTCTATACGGACGAAGATGTCTTTCAGGCGGATATGAAGAACATCTGGCACAAGGAATGGGTATTTGCCGTACCAAGCGCGGAACTGCCCAAATCCGGAAACTATGTCACGCTGCAGATAGGGGACTACTCCGTTGTTGTCGTACGCGGTTCGGACGGCGCGATCAGAGCCTTTCACAACTCCTGCCGGCACCGGGGCAGCCGCATTTGTTCAGCCGCAAGGGGATCGGCTCCCAAGCTTGTTTGCCCGTATCATCAATGGACTTATGAACTCGACGGCAGTTTGCTCTGGGCGCGCGATATGGGCCCGGAGTTCAACCCAAAACACCATGGCCTCAAGACGGTCCATTGCATCGATGTCTCCGGCATGATTTTCATCTGCCTTGCCGATACAGCACCTGACACGGCCGACCTGGAGAAGCAGGCTTCGAGGTATCTCGGACCACATGATCTGACAAACCTGAAAGTTGCCCATCAGTCCTCCATCATTGAGAAGGGTAACTGGAAACTGGTGCTTGAGAACAATCGTGAATGCTATCACTGTTCGGGATCTCATCCGTCTCTTTGCCGGACATTTCCGGATGATCCAAACCTGTTTGGCGGCGATGATTCCAATACAACAAATGAAGCCAGGCAACATATTTCACGGTGCGAGAACGCCGGTTTGCCGTCCAGGTATGTCATCTCGGAAAATGAGCAGTGGCGTTTTGTTCGCATCCCGATCCTCGGAGACGCAGTCAGCTATACGATGGATGGAAAACCTGCAGTTTCCAGGCGGACCGGAACAATACCGTTCGATCATGCAGGTTCATGCCTCTTCTTTCACTACCCGAACACCTGGAACCATTTTCTGTCAGATCATGTCCTGATGTTCCGTGTCCTGCCGATTGGGCCAATGGAAGCGGAAGTCACAACATTCTGGCTGGTTCACAAGGATGCAAATGAGGGCGTCGACTACGATCTCAATCGCCTCACCGAAGTGTGGATCAACACAAACAACGAAGACCGTCAGATCATCGAAGAAAACCAGCGAGGCATCAGGTCGCCCGCTTATGAGCCTGGACCTTATTCGCCGGTTCAGGAAAGCGGCGTGATACAATTCGTTGAATGGTACGCCAGGGCGCTGGAAACCGGACTGCTTGGCCGTTTCCGGGTGGCGGCGGAGTGA
- a CDS encoding NAD(P)-dependent oxidoreductase codes for MAKVAFIGLGVMGYPMAGFLKTKGGHDVTVYNRTTAKAEKWAAEFGGHVAHTPKEAAEGCDFIFACVGNDDDLRSVTTGPDGAFHSLKSGAVFVDNTTASADVARELYAAANEKGCGFIDAPVSGGQAGAENGVLTVMCGGDQDVFDKAKPVIDCFAKSVGLMGDSGAGQLTKMVNQICIAGLVQGLSEAIHFAKKADLDVEKVISAIRGGAAQSWQMENRWQTMNASEFEFGFAVDWMRKDLGICLSTANETGARLPVTALVDQFYAEIQAMGGNRWDTSSLIARLENADKK; via the coding sequence GTGGCAAAGGTTGCATTCATTGGTCTCGGTGTCATGGGCTATCCGATGGCCGGTTTCCTGAAAACCAAGGGAGGCCATGACGTTACGGTCTACAACCGCACAACTGCAAAGGCCGAAAAATGGGCGGCGGAATTTGGCGGACACGTTGCCCACACTCCCAAGGAAGCCGCCGAGGGATGCGATTTCATTTTCGCCTGCGTTGGTAATGATGATGATCTCAGGTCAGTAACAACCGGACCGGATGGTGCTTTTCACAGCCTTAAATCCGGAGCCGTTTTTGTCGACAACACCACCGCCTCGGCCGATGTTGCCCGCGAACTCTATGCTGCCGCGAACGAAAAAGGATGCGGTTTTATCGATGCACCGGTTTCCGGCGGCCAGGCAGGCGCGGAAAATGGCGTCCTGACAGTGATGTGCGGCGGTGATCAGGACGTGTTCGACAAAGCCAAGCCGGTCATTGATTGTTTTGCAAAGTCCGTTGGTCTCATGGGCGACAGCGGAGCAGGACAATTGACCAAGATGGTCAACCAGATCTGCATCGCGGGTCTTGTTCAGGGGCTCTCTGAAGCTATCCATTTCGCCAAAAAGGCCGATCTCGACGTCGAAAAGGTCATCTCCGCGATCCGGGGTGGCGCAGCACAATCATGGCAAATGGAAAATCGCTGGCAAACCATGAATGCTAGCGAATTCGAGTTTGGATTCGCAGTTGACTGGATGCGCAAAGACCTTGGCATCTGCCTGAGCACCGCAAATGAAACAGGTGCACGTCTGCCGGTTACCGCCCTTGTCGACCAGTTCTATGCCGAAATACAGGCCATGGGTGGCAATCGTTGGGACACGTCCAGCCTAATTGCGCGACTTGAAAATGCAGACAAGAAGTAA
- a CDS encoding hybrid-cluster NAD(P)-dependent oxidoreductase: MIPMPARDTPVWTDEELLECVMVVPEAPDVKTFSFRPPSGAGFVYRAGQFITLDLPVPGGHLQRTYTLSSSPVSNAYITVTVKAQEGSVGTRWMLDHLRPGMRLKAFGPAGLFHLPAVPDGKYLFISAGSGVTPVMSMAQTLFERGEDPDICFIQCAHRPVELIFRQKLEYMASRVTGLQLHFVVNQSDPYEVWTGYRGRFNQLMLGLMCSDYLDRDVFCCGPDGFMESVREILNALGYDMERYHQESFQAPAETRDELTEFDDLVPQEDLQAQVVFANSKVSAWCSQTDTVLAVAKEAGLNIPSGCTFGVCGTCKVRKVTGEVHMVHSGGISDEDIEAGFILACCSNPIGTVEVEV, translated from the coding sequence ATGATCCCGATGCCTGCGCGCGACACGCCAGTCTGGACTGACGAAGAACTGCTTGAATGTGTAATGGTGGTGCCCGAAGCACCCGATGTGAAGACCTTCTCGTTTCGCCCTCCGTCAGGTGCTGGCTTCGTTTATCGGGCGGGTCAGTTCATCACGTTGGATCTACCTGTCCCGGGGGGACATCTTCAAAGAACCTATACACTGTCTTCATCGCCGGTATCGAATGCTTACATCACCGTGACCGTGAAGGCGCAGGAGGGGAGTGTCGGCACGCGGTGGATGCTTGATCACCTCAGGCCAGGTATGCGGCTGAAAGCGTTTGGTCCGGCGGGGCTGTTTCATCTGCCAGCAGTCCCGGACGGCAAATATCTCTTCATTTCAGCCGGTTCCGGTGTGACGCCTGTGATGTCCATGGCGCAGACGCTTTTTGAACGGGGTGAAGACCCTGACATTTGTTTTATCCAGTGCGCGCACCGACCGGTGGAACTGATCTTTCGGCAAAAACTGGAATATATGGCAAGCCGGGTCACGGGGTTGCAGCTGCATTTTGTCGTCAATCAAAGCGATCCATACGAGGTTTGGACCGGCTATCGTGGCCGGTTCAATCAATTGATGCTCGGGCTCATGTGCAGCGACTATCTGGACCGTGATGTCTTTTGCTGTGGCCCGGATGGCTTCATGGAGAGCGTCCGTGAAATCCTGAATGCGCTTGGATATGACATGGAGCGGTATCATCAGGAGAGCTTTCAGGCCCCCGCCGAGACAAGAGATGAGCTCACCGAATTCGATGATTTGGTGCCACAGGAGGATCTGCAGGCTCAAGTCGTCTTCGCCAACTCCAAGGTTTCAGCGTGGTGCTCACAGACAGACACAGTCCTTGCTGTTGCCAAAGAAGCCGGTCTCAACATTCCTTCCGGCTGCACTTTTGGTGTTTGCGGAACATGTAAAGTCAGGAAGGTTACCGGCGAAGTTCATATGGTTCATTCCGGCGGTATCAGCGATGAGGACATTGAGGCAGGGTTTATTCTGGCCTGTTGCTCCAACCCGATCGGCACCGTGGAAGTGGAAGTCTGA
- a CDS encoding ABC transporter permease, whose protein sequence is MNEALTLLSFGEQGWGDTIALGVMITVALAICTLPFGLILGFLIALAKNSSEPSLKLAANIYTTIFRGLPELLTLFLVYFGVQIGIQQGLKLLGFDVYFEVNSFVAGMVALALVFSSYASEAFLSAFRGIPQGQYEGGYALGLSRYRTMTLIILPQLIRLALPALSNLWLILLKETSLVSVIGLADLIRESGIAARVTKEPFLFFGLACLIYLVLAMISSAGLSRVERWSKRGEASR, encoded by the coding sequence ATGAATGAAGCTTTGACGCTGCTATCGTTTGGGGAACAAGGCTGGGGCGACACTATCGCGCTCGGCGTCATGATAACGGTCGCATTGGCAATCTGTACCCTGCCCTTTGGCCTCATTCTCGGGTTTCTGATTGCTCTAGCAAAAAACTCTTCAGAACCCAGTCTGAAGCTCGCAGCCAATATCTACACGACAATTTTTCGCGGCCTGCCTGAACTCCTGACTCTGTTTCTTGTATATTTCGGTGTGCAGATTGGTATTCAGCAAGGACTTAAACTGCTCGGCTTCGATGTCTATTTCGAAGTGAATTCTTTCGTCGCCGGCATGGTCGCTCTTGCGCTGGTTTTTTCCTCCTACGCTTCTGAGGCATTTCTCTCCGCATTTCGAGGCATACCGCAAGGCCAGTATGAAGGTGGCTATGCTCTAGGCCTGTCCCGATATCGCACGATGACGCTTATCATTTTGCCTCAGCTTATCCGCCTTGCTCTTCCCGCGCTCAGCAATCTGTGGCTCATTCTTTTGAAAGAAACATCACTGGTATCGGTCATCGGTCTTGCCGACCTGATACGTGAATCCGGCATTGCGGCAAGGGTCACAAAAGAACCATTCCTGTTCTTCGGGCTCGCCTGTCTGATTTACCTCGTTTTGGCGATGATCTCGTCTGCAGGATTGAGCCGTGTCGAACGCTGGTCCAAACGGGGAGAGGCTTCAAGATGA
- a CDS encoding ABC transporter substrate-binding protein → MRVLRMAAAAVAVLAVVGGAEAKDWSKVRIGTEGAYPPFNSLTADGQLVGFDVDIAKALCEEMKVECEFVTQDWDGMIPALQAGKFDAVIASMSITEERKQKVDFTNKYYNTPPAIAVPKDSAIAGTSDADLKGVALGAQSSTTHSNYAEEKLGSADLKLYPTPDEYKLDVASGRIDAVIDDVVVLSDWLATDDGACCKILGTLTPDPVINGEGAGIAIRKDDGELKEMFNQAIEAIIANGKYQEINDKYFTFDVYGG, encoded by the coding sequence ATGCGTGTATTGCGTATGGCTGCGGCCGCCGTTGCAGTTCTGGCTGTTGTCGGTGGCGCTGAGGCGAAAGACTGGTCCAAGGTGCGCATCGGCACAGAAGGTGCTTACCCTCCGTTCAACTCGCTGACCGCTGACGGACAACTTGTCGGTTTCGATGTCGATATTGCAAAGGCGCTTTGCGAGGAAATGAAAGTCGAATGCGAATTCGTCACCCAGGACTGGGACGGAATGATCCCTGCTCTACAGGCTGGTAAATTCGATGCCGTCATTGCGTCCATGTCGATCACGGAAGAGCGCAAACAGAAGGTCGACTTCACCAACAAGTATTACAACACTCCGCCGGCAATTGCGGTACCCAAAGATTCTGCAATCGCTGGTACGAGTGATGCTGACCTTAAAGGCGTAGCACTTGGTGCTCAGTCTTCCACGACGCACTCCAACTATGCTGAAGAAAAGCTCGGTTCTGCAGATCTGAAGCTCTACCCGACGCCGGACGAGTACAAGCTCGATGTAGCCAGCGGTCGTATTGACGCAGTGATTGACGATGTTGTCGTGCTCTCAGACTGGCTTGCGACCGACGACGGTGCCTGCTGCAAGATCCTCGGCACACTGACGCCGGATCCTGTGATCAACGGCGAAGGCGCTGGTATCGCGATCCGCAAGGATGACGGCGAGTTGAAGGAAATGTTCAACCAGGCCATCGAAGCCATTATTGCGAACGGCAAGTACCAGGAAATCAACGACAAGTACTTCACGTTCGACGTGTATGGCGGCTGA
- a CDS encoding DNA alkylation repair protein — MKGREGEHWTVDDVLAELRSSGSDTNRAGMARFGIEIDQAFGVPMSVLRPLAKEIGRSPELARELWATGFHEARLLAILLTPAKAMTSEQALTWLEDIGSWDLCDQLTNILARRADSNALVPKLALDEREFVKRAAFALIAWRAVHAKKAPDAEFLEDLELIRKASSDGRNFVWKAVHWALRQIGKRSAQLHGPALALALELQASDDKTTRRVGKEAVKELDSEKVRRRLGLLSR, encoded by the coding sequence ATGAAGGGGCGAGAGGGCGAACACTGGACCGTTGACGATGTCCTGGCAGAACTCAGATCTTCCGGTTCGGACACAAACCGCGCTGGAATGGCGCGGTTTGGTATAGAGATCGACCAGGCATTCGGTGTGCCGATGTCCGTGTTGCGTCCCCTCGCAAAAGAAATCGGCAGATCGCCCGAGCTTGCACGAGAGCTTTGGGCAACGGGTTTTCATGAAGCACGACTTCTTGCGATCCTGTTGACGCCAGCGAAGGCCATGACGTCCGAGCAGGCTCTGACCTGGTTGGAAGACATCGGCTCTTGGGATTTGTGCGATCAACTGACTAACATCCTGGCGCGGCGCGCAGATTCGAACGCCTTGGTTCCGAAATTGGCACTAGATGAGAGAGAGTTCGTCAAAAGGGCTGCCTTTGCCCTGATTGCCTGGCGTGCGGTTCATGCCAAGAAAGCACCTGATGCGGAGTTCCTTGAGGACCTGGAGCTGATCCGGAAGGCTTCGAGCGACGGACGAAATTTTGTCTGGAAGGCCGTTCACTGGGCCTTGCGTCAGATCGGCAAACGCTCCGCTCAACTGCACGGCCCTGCCCTGGCTCTTGCCCTTGAACTCCAGGCCTCGGACGACAAGACTACGCGCCGGGTCGGCAAGGAAGCTGTCAAAGAGTTGGATTCAGAGAAAGTGCGCCGCCGCCTGGGCTTACTTTCACGTTAG
- a CDS encoding ABC transporter permease, whose protein sequence is MIAASPESGAKRPPAPPRPWTNTRIFGNALMALWIVAGVSLVWYLGTSVASPFFQKYWQKYIDGFLVTLQIVSLSLLLGMLLSVPVAFARSSSWKIFSAPAYAFVYFFRGTPLLAQTFLIYYGAGSFRPELESIGLWGFFRDAFNCVIFAFSLNTSAYQAEILRGSIQNVAKGQWEGAAALGLSKPVTFFKIILPQALMVALRPYGNEIILMIKGSAIASIVTIYDIMGETRRAYSRSYDFQAYIWAAVIYLMIVETLRRIWDKIEARLTRHLKR, encoded by the coding sequence ATGATTGCAGCCAGTCCCGAATCCGGCGCTAAACGCCCTCCAGCCCCGCCTCGCCCCTGGACAAATACGCGCATTTTTGGCAACGCGCTGATGGCCCTCTGGATCGTCGCAGGCGTGTCGCTGGTCTGGTATCTGGGAACCAGTGTGGCGAGCCCCTTTTTCCAGAAATACTGGCAGAAATACATTGATGGGTTTCTTGTAACCCTACAAATCGTCAGTTTGTCGCTTCTCCTTGGAATGCTGCTGAGTGTGCCGGTCGCCTTTGCGCGTTCTTCCAGTTGGAAGATATTTTCCGCACCCGCCTATGCATTCGTCTATTTCTTCCGCGGCACACCGCTTCTGGCTCAAACTTTCCTGATCTACTATGGCGCTGGTTCTTTCAGGCCTGAGTTGGAATCCATCGGACTTTGGGGATTTTTCCGAGACGCGTTCAACTGCGTAATCTTTGCTTTCTCTTTGAACACATCTGCCTATCAGGCCGAAATTCTGCGGGGTTCGATCCAAAACGTGGCCAAAGGTCAATGGGAGGGTGCCGCTGCGCTTGGCCTTTCCAAACCCGTGACCTTTTTCAAGATCATCCTGCCCCAGGCCTTGATGGTCGCCTTGCGCCCTTACGGCAACGAAATCATTTTGATGATCAAGGGGTCGGCTATTGCGTCCATCGTGACGATTTATGACATCATGGGCGAAACCCGGCGCGCCTATTCCCGCTCCTACGACTTCCAGGCCTACATTTGGGCCGCAGTGATCTATCTGATGATCGTCGAGACCTTGCGGCGAATCTGGGACAAGATCGAAGCCCGCCTCACACGCCACCTGAAACGCTGA
- a CDS encoding glutathione S-transferase family protein → MAEIELFIGNKNYSSWSFRPWIALKQKDIPFREILVPFDFDNGNPEFAAFSPSMKVPVLKDGDLTVWDSLAIMEYAAELYPEKELWPADQAERAMARAICSEMHSGFSALRGACPMNMRRPVEELNVDDAVKADVARIVDIWGECLNASNGPFLFGAFSIADAMYAPVVSRFATYGLSEDPVVGRYTEAMTQTKAWKEWEAEALKETWYVAVDEI, encoded by the coding sequence ATGGCAGAGATTGAATTGTTCATTGGAAACAAGAACTATTCCTCCTGGTCTTTCAGGCCCTGGATTGCCCTGAAGCAGAAAGATATTCCCTTTCGCGAAATCCTGGTTCCGTTTGATTTTGACAACGGCAATCCTGAATTTGCTGCTTTTTCGCCGAGCATGAAAGTTCCGGTGCTGAAGGACGGTGATCTGACCGTCTGGGACAGCCTTGCCATCATGGAATACGCGGCCGAACTTTATCCAGAGAAGGAATTGTGGCCTGCCGATCAGGCTGAGCGCGCCATGGCGCGAGCAATTTGTTCGGAAATGCATTCAGGGTTTTCCGCACTGCGCGGAGCTTGCCCGATGAATATGCGCCGACCGGTTGAAGAGTTGAATGTCGACGACGCCGTTAAGGCGGATGTTGCGCGCATCGTCGATATCTGGGGCGAATGTCTCAACGCATCCAATGGGCCGTTTTTGTTCGGGGCGTTCTCGATAGCAGACGCCATGTATGCGCCAGTGGTCAGCCGATTTGCAACATATGGACTGTCTGAAGACCCAGTCGTTGGACGCTATACGGAAGCAATGACACAGACGAAGGCCTGGAAGGAATGGGAAGCCGAAGCGCTGAAAGAGACCTGGTATGTCGCTGTCGACGAAATCTGA